The candidate division KSB1 bacterium genome segment GCATTGAGGAAAAATTCCTCTTCAGATTCGTTAGAAAAAAAGATACTTGGTGATCAGTTAATCAGGGGCTACCTCACACTGAGCATTATTTGATCCAAACTAATGAGCGAAAAAGTTTTTATGTAGCCCACAATTTTTAGCTTGACAAGATGTAAAAATTTTTATATGTTTACTATGGAATTTCCCCTGGCAAACATTGACGGCGTAGAGAAGGCATCTAACCTTAATGGGTGATTGGTTCGATATTGGAATGCGGTAGTTCTGGACTAATGATGAATGACATCAATAAGTAGCGTTGTTTTATCCTTTCAATATTTTTTTTAAATCCTCTGCGCTCCATGAGACTTGTGAAGCTTGTCCAGGAGGCGAATTTTTCAGATCCGACTTAGCTTGGTCATCAATTGTATTTGAGTTCGCACCTCAAGGCGAAATCGCCTAAGCAGTACAACTGAGCAGCTCAACCAGTGATGATTGGCGGATTGTATGAATCTCGCCTGATCAATTTTTATGGCGTAAGGCAGCATTAATCGATAAATTACCTACTATCCAATTGCCCGATTCCCCGATCGAAAAATTTTCTATACTGAATTGAAGCGAGGTATCCATGAAAAAATTATCGATTATTTTCAGTTTGGTGGTCATCGTTTCAATCTCCCAGGCAAGTTCAAATCCTATCCATCTGTTAAGAAGACAAACAGCCCTCGAAAAAATGTCACCGAACGGACTTCTGATCCTTCAAACGCAACGAAATGGGTATCGTTTTGGATTTGGGTTTGAGCAAGAGAGCAATTTATTTTTCTTGACAGGCAGCAATGAACCCGATATTATACTGATTTTATCCAAACCAGGCATTCAATCCCCAGTCAGCGATACTCAAGTCCATTCGATTATCATCAAAAATCCTCCGCCGTCTAAAATGGTAAAATCGGATGAATATTACCGAATGCTTCAGGATTCTCTTGGAATTGACCTGGTCTGCGGTTCGAAAGAGCTTCGAAAAATTTTGAATTCGATCCGTGTGATTGACCAGCTCTATACGAACGTAATTAAATCTGATCAGAGAGAAGGGAACAGTATCCTCGAGAAACGATTAATTGAATTGGTTGAAAGATTGTCATCGATATCTATTCAACAGCCAGAAGCACTTCTCGCGCAATCCCGAAGGATTAAGGACAGCGGAGAAATTGCGGACATCCAAAAAGCGATCGACATCACCACCCTGGCCCATAAAGAGGCCATGAAATCCATGACGCCTGGCCTGTTCGAATATCAGATTGAAGCTGTCGTCGAATACATCTTCAAATTCCACGGCTTGCAACAATTGGCCTTTCCCACCATTGTCGGTTCTGGTCCGAATAGCTTGGATCTCCATTATGAATTGGGCGTGCGCCAAATCGAATCAGGCGACATGGTGGTAGTCGATATCGGCTGTGAATATAACCATTATTGCGCCGACATCACCCGAACCATTCCAGCATCGGGCAAATTCACTCCGCAGCAGAAGGAAATTTATAACATCGTGCTGGAAGCCAATCTGGCTGTGATTGATATGCTGCGGCCTGGCTTGACCATGGCGCAGATGGATTCCCTGGCCCGAGCCGTGTTTGCCAAATATGGCTACGAGAAATATTGGCGCCACGGCTGCACCCATCATTTGGGATTGGATGTGCACGATATTGGCGATACTTCCCTTCCATTGGTACCTGGCTGTGTGGTGACGGTTGAACCTGGTTTGTATATTCCACCCAATCCTGATTTGCCAAAGGAATACTGGAATATTGGGGTCAGAATTGAGGATGATGTGTTGATCACCGAAGATGGTCATCGGGTGCTGACGGCGGCGTGCCCCAAAACGGTGGAAGAAATTGAGGCATTGATGAAATTGGAGGGGTTGGGAAATATTCGGTTTTGAAAATTTTCAGAATCAATGCGTTTTTTCGATAAATCATCGTAATATCTCGTGGCAAGCTGTGGACGATGCGACAGTTTTCGGGTATGTGCAATACAGAGCAAAGCAATGACCGCTATCATTTACTGTTGAACAAAGGTGAAACAAAAGAAATTTATTTTTATCATTTTTTATGATCGTTCACCAGTATCAGATGTCGAAATTATGCACGCTATCGAATCTTTTTGAAACCTTGTTTTTGTCTTTCAACCTTAGTAGCCTAATGACAACCCACAAATTCTAACCTTATTACCCTATTTTCTTTTTCCAATAAGGTAATAAGGTCAGTGCCATTGTGGATCTTGCCTGCTACTAAGGTTCCAAAAGCTAAAATAATGTTATTCCAGTGCAAAAATTTAAATCACAATTGTCTGATTTCCGATGGAGGAAATTCAATGCTCGATGATAAAACCAAAAATCAAGTCAAAAAACTCCATTCCCAATGGCAACAGCAAGCCAATCAATCAAAAACGCTAAACAAAAAATTCATCACCGTCTCAGGGGAGGAAATTAAGCCGCTGTACACTCCCCTGGATTTGGAAGGCATCGATTTTGAGCGGGATATCAACTTCCCTGGCTTCTATCCCTACACCCGTGGCGTCCATGCCACCATGTATCGGGGCAAGCTGTGGACCATGCGGCAATTTTCAGGCATGGGCAACGCTCAGCAAACCAATGAGCGGTATCATTTCCTGCTGAAACGAGGCCAGACGGGCTTATCGGTGGCTTTCGATTTGCCCACATTGATGGGCTATGATTCGGATCATCCCCGCTCTCGGGGCGAAGTAGGCAAATGCGGCGTGGCCGTGGATTCCTTGGCGGATATGGAGGTGCTGTTCAAAGGGATTCAGTTGGATAAAATTTCCACCTCCATGACCATCAATGCGCCTGCCTCGATTTTATTCGCCATGTACATCGCTGTGGCTGAAAAGCAGGGCGTGCCATCGGAAAAGCTGACAGGGACGATTCAGAACGATATTTTGAAAGAATACATCGCCCAAAAAGAATGGATTTACCCGCCCGAGCCATCGATGCGGCTGATCACTGATACGATGGCCTTCTGCGCCGATCACGTGCCCAAATGGAATACGATTTCGATCTCTGGCTATCACATTCGGGAGGCTGGTGCCACGGCAGCACAGGAGCTGGCGTTCACCCTGGCCGATGGCTTTGCGTATGTGGAGGCAGGCATCAAAGCGGGATTGGATGTGGATGTGTTTGCGCCTCGGTTGTCGTTCTTCTTCAACTCTCATCTGGATTTTTTTGAGGAGATCGCCAAATATCGAGCCGCCCGTCGCATCTGGGCACGGCACATGCGGGAGAAATACAAAGCCAAAAAAGAAGCCTCCTGGCTATTGCGCTTTCATACCCAGACCGCAGGTTGCAGCCTCACGGCGCAGCAGCCTGAGAACAATATCATCCGAACGGCATTTGAAGCGCTGGCAGGCGTACTCGGCGGTACCCAGAGCCTGCACACCAATTCCATGGACGAAACACTGGCTTTGCCCTCAGATCATGCGGTCAAAATTGCGCTCCGAACCCAGCAGATCATCGCTTATGAGATCGGCGTAGCTAACACCATAGATCCGTTAGCTGGTTCCTATTTTGTCGAGGCGATGACCAATAAGCTCGAGGAACAGGCGGAGAAATATTTTGAGGAGATCGAGCGACGAGGCGGCGTGTTGAAGTGCATCGAGCAGGGCTATTTTCAAAGGGAGATCGCCAAATCCGCCTATCGCTACCAAAAGGAGATCGAGTCCAAGGACCGGATCGTGGTTGGCATCAATGATTTTATTGAACCAGATGAGGAGATCAAAATCCCGATCGTTTATATCGACCCTCAGGTGGAAAAGGATCAATGTGCCTCACTAAAGAAGTTGAGGGAGACTCGGGACAACGATAAGGTAAAACGTTCGCTTGAGAATCTTCGCAAAGTGGCTGAAGGGACTGACAATACGGTTCCTGCGATTCTGGATTGTGTTCGATGTTACACAACCGAGGGCGAAATCGTGGATGTTTTGCGAGGGGTGTTTGGGGAGTATCAGGAGCCGCCTTTCTTTTAGTCAGCAGTCTTCAGTAGGCAATCGGCAGTGATCAGTTGTCAGTGGTCAGTGATCAGTCCGCAGTCGGCAGTTAGTAATGAGCAGTGCAAAATAACAAAGGACTACAAACAACGGACGACTGACAACAGGCAACGGACAACTAACAACGAACAACCACTAACTAACCAAAAATTTTTAGTTTTAAATACACGAGGCAACAATGAAACGAAAGATCAGAATTTTATTAGCCAAGCCAGGACTGGATGGTCATGACAGAGGGATCAAAGTGATTGCTGCAGCGCTGCGAGATGCAGGGATCGAAGTGATTTACACGGGCTTGCGACAGACGCCCGAACAGATCGTTGAGGCCGCCATTCAAGAGGATGTCGATGGAATTGGCATGAGCATCCTATCGGGTGCGCACATGACGCTGTTCCCTGCGGTGATCAATTTGTTGAAGGAAAAAGGCGCTGAAAGCATTGTCGTTTTCGGCGGCGGGATCATTCCTGATGAGGATATTGAAAAACTGGAACAAGCTGGCGTGGATCGGTTGTTTACGCCAGGGGCTTCGACGAAGGAGATTGTGGATTATATCTACCAAAAATTTGGTGAAAAGTGAAAGAAAAAAATTCTAATAGTTCAGCCGCTGCTGAAAAAAAGCGTCATTCCGACCGAAGGGAGGAATCTGTCAAGGTAAAATGGTTGAAACTGTGCTAATTTGGGGATAAAAAGATTTCTCGCTTCGCTCGAAATGACACTGGGCTGAACGCTTACAAAAAGTACTATTCAACGATTGAAATAACCCTATTAATGAAAATTTTTTGTGAAATCCTTTGGGTTGTTTTTCGCCCAGGCGGATTGGAAAAAATTTTTTATAATCTATAAATCCGAAATCTAAAATCCGAAATACGAAAATATGCCCCTCGATCCCAAGCTCGAAAAACTCTATCGCCTCAAATCCGAAGCCAAACTCGGCGGCGGACAAAAGCGCATCGACGCCCAGCATCAAAAGGGCAAACTCACCGCCCGTGAACGCATCGAGCTGTTGCTGGACGAAGGTAGCTTCGAGGAGCTGGACATGTTCGTCCGCCATCGTTGTACCGATTTCGGGCTGGAAAAAGAAAGCTACCTCGGCGATGGCGTGGTGACGGGCTATGGCACGATTGATGGTCGCCTCGTCTTTGTCTTCTCCCAGGATTTCACCATCTTTGGCGGCTCGCTATCGGAAATGTATGCCAAAAAAGTGTGCAAGATCATGGATCTGGCGCTCAAAGTTGGGGCCCCCGTGATCGGTATCAACGACTCGGGAGGTGCCCGCATTCAAGAAGGGGTCGATAGCCTGGGCGGTTATGCGGAGATTTTCTTGAGAAATACCCTTTGCTCTGGCGTTATTCCGCAGATCAGCGTAATCGCAGGCCCGTGCGCTGGTGGGGCGGTCTATTCCCCAGCCATCACTGATTTTATTTTTATGGTGCAGAACACCAGCTACATGTTCGTCACAGGACCGAATGTCGTTAAAACCGTTACCCATGAGGAGGTTACGTTTGAAGAGCTGGGCGGCGCTATCACGCATAGCTCGAAAAGTGGCGTGGCCCATTTCGCTTGCGAGAATGAGATCGAGACCTTTAATGCCGTGCGAAAGCTGATGAGTTACATTCCATTGAATAATATCGATGATCCCCCCTATCTCGAACCCACCGATCCAATCGATCGAACCGATGACGAGTTGAACACCATCGTCCCCGAAAATCCCAATAAGCCGTATGACATGAAAGAGATCATCAAACGGATTGTGGATGACGGCGACTTTTTTGAAGTGCACAAAGATTGGGCGCAAAATATCATCATCGGATTTGCCAGACTGGGCGGTTATCCCGTGGGAATTGTGGGCAATCAGCCTGCGGTGCTGGCGGGCGTGCTGGATATCGATTCGTCCTGCAAAGCGGGCCGATTTGTGCGCTTCTGCGATTGCTTCAATATTCCGCTCATAACGCTGGTGGATGTGCCAGGCTTTTTGCCAGGCACGGCGCAGGAATTCGGCGGCATCATCAAGCATGGGGCAAAATTGCTGTATGCCTTCTGCGAAGCCACTGTCCCGAAACTCACCGTCATCACCCGCAAAGCCTACGGCGGCGCTTATGACGTGATGAGTAGCAAGCACATTCGGGGCGATTACAACATCGCCTGGCCTTCGGCGGAACTAGCAGTGATGGGGCCGAAAGGTGCGGTTGAAATCATTTTTAAAAAAGAAATTGAAGCCTCACCCGATCCCGAAAAGGCGCTGCAAGAAAAGCTGGATCAATTCATTGCCGAATTTGCCAATCCCTACAAAGCCGCCGAACGGGGCTATATCGACGATGTAATCGAGCCGAAATATACCCGACCTAAGTTGATTCGGGCGCTGCGGATGCTGGAAACGAAGAGCGATACCAATCCGAGAAAGAAGCATGGCAATATTCCCCTATAAAAACGTGACCGTCATCTTGGAGATGACGGTCACGTTGTCAGATCGACTGAAAGGCAAGTTGAAACTAACTAAAAAAAATTTAGACTGAGAATTGATAAGGTGCCGACATGTTAACCCGTGAAAAAGTATTACAGGTTTTAAAAAAAGAAATGCCCTATTTCGCCAGAGAATATGGCGTCAAAAAAATTGGAATATTCGGCTCTTTTGCCAGGGGTATTCAGACGGAAAAAAGCGATATAGATGTTTTTGTCGAATTCGAGCGACCAATTGGACTCAAATTTATAGAATTCGCCGAATACCTTGAAACTTTATTTGGCAAGAAAACTGACATCTTAACACCTGCAGGAGTCAAAAGTATCAGGTTAAAACATATTGCCAGAGACATTGAGGAGAATATCATTTATGTCTAAACGAGATGATCTTGATCTTGTCAAAGATATTCAAGAAGCGATTCGAAGAATTAACTCTTATGTTAAAATGCTGGATTATGATGACTTCTTTGAAGATATTAAAACTCAGGACGCTGTGGTGCGGAATCTTGAAATTGTTGGAGAAGCAATCAAAAGTATCTCTGAAAATTTGAAAGAAAAATATCCAGAAATACAATGGAAGGAATTAGCTGGATTAAGAGACAAATTAATTCACCATTATTTTGGAGTAAATTATGACATCGTGTGGCACATTGTAAAAAATGAACTGCCAGACATTCTTTATCATTTAGAAAAGTTGGTTAATATTGAAGCCAAAAAAGATGCTACGTAAAAGATATTGCTGATAACGCTAGTTGATGCTTAAAAAAATTCCAAACGTTCTGGACTCAATGAGCTTAGAATAGAAAATATTAAATCAAAATATGTTCAAAAAAATCCTCATTGCCAACCGAGGCGAAATCGCCATCCGCATCATGCGAACCTGTCGAGAGCTGGGCATTGCCACGGTGGCCGTCTATTCTGAGGTCGATCGGACGGCGCAGCATGTTCGTTATGCTGATGAAGCTTATCTATTGGGACCAGCGCCTGCCACTGAGAGTTATCTCGTCATGGAAAAAATTATCGAGGCAGCGAAAAAATCTCAGGCCCAGGCCATTCATCCTGGTTATGGTTTTTTGGCGGAAAATCCTGAGTTCGCCAGTTTGGTGAATGACAGCGGCTTGATCTTCATCGGGCCTGAACCCGAGACGATTCGATTGCTGGGCGATAAAATGGCGG includes the following:
- a CDS encoding aminopeptidase P family protein, producing MKKLSIIFSLVVIVSISQASSNPIHLLRRQTALEKMSPNGLLILQTQRNGYRFGFGFEQESNLFFLTGSNEPDIILILSKPGIQSPVSDTQVHSIIIKNPPPSKMVKSDEYYRMLQDSLGIDLVCGSKELRKILNSIRVIDQLYTNVIKSDQREGNSILEKRLIELVERLSSISIQQPEALLAQSRRIKDSGEIADIQKAIDITTLAHKEAMKSMTPGLFEYQIEAVVEYIFKFHGLQQLAFPTIVGSGPNSLDLHYELGVRQIESGDMVVVDIGCEYNHYCADITRTIPASGKFTPQQKEIYNIVLEANLAVIDMLRPGLTMAQMDSLARAVFAKYGYEKYWRHGCTHHLGLDVHDIGDTSLPLVPGCVVTVEPGLYIPPNPDLPKEYWNIGVRIEDDVLITEDGHRVLTAACPKTVEEIEALMKLEGLGNIRF
- a CDS encoding methylmalonyl-CoA mutase family protein, coding for MLDDKTKNQVKKLHSQWQQQANQSKTLNKKFITVSGEEIKPLYTPLDLEGIDFERDINFPGFYPYTRGVHATMYRGKLWTMRQFSGMGNAQQTNERYHFLLKRGQTGLSVAFDLPTLMGYDSDHPRSRGEVGKCGVAVDSLADMEVLFKGIQLDKISTSMTINAPASILFAMYIAVAEKQGVPSEKLTGTIQNDILKEYIAQKEWIYPPEPSMRLITDTMAFCADHVPKWNTISISGYHIREAGATAAQELAFTLADGFAYVEAGIKAGLDVDVFAPRLSFFFNSHLDFFEEIAKYRAARRIWARHMREKYKAKKEASWLLRFHTQTAGCSLTAQQPENNIIRTAFEALAGVLGGTQSLHTNSMDETLALPSDHAVKIALRTQQIIAYEIGVANTIDPLAGSYFVEAMTNKLEEQAEKYFEEIERRGGVLKCIEQGYFQREIAKSAYRYQKEIESKDRIVVGINDFIEPDEEIKIPIVYIDPQVEKDQCASLKKLRETRDNDKVKRSLENLRKVAEGTDNTVPAILDCVRCYTTEGEIVDVLRGVFGEYQEPPFF
- a CDS encoding cobalamin B12-binding domain-containing protein, encoding MKRKIRILLAKPGLDGHDRGIKVIAAALRDAGIEVIYTGLRQTPEQIVEAAIQEDVDGIGMSILSGAHMTLFPAVINLLKEKGAESIVVFGGGIIPDEDIEKLEQAGVDRLFTPGASTKEIVDYIYQKFGEK
- a CDS encoding acyl-CoA carboxylase subunit beta → MPLDPKLEKLYRLKSEAKLGGGQKRIDAQHQKGKLTARERIELLLDEGSFEELDMFVRHRCTDFGLEKESYLGDGVVTGYGTIDGRLVFVFSQDFTIFGGSLSEMYAKKVCKIMDLALKVGAPVIGINDSGGARIQEGVDSLGGYAEIFLRNTLCSGVIPQISVIAGPCAGGAVYSPAITDFIFMVQNTSYMFVTGPNVVKTVTHEEVTFEELGGAITHSSKSGVAHFACENEIETFNAVRKLMSYIPLNNIDDPPYLEPTDPIDRTDDELNTIVPENPNKPYDMKEIIKRIVDDGDFFEVHKDWAQNIIIGFARLGGYPVGIVGNQPAVLAGVLDIDSSCKAGRFVRFCDCFNIPLITLVDVPGFLPGTAQEFGGIIKHGAKLLYAFCEATVPKLTVITRKAYGGAYDVMSSKHIRGDYNIAWPSAELAVMGPKGAVEIIFKKEIEASPDPEKALQEKLDQFIAEFANPYKAAERGYIDDVIEPKYTRPKLIRALRMLETKSDTNPRKKHGNIPL
- a CDS encoding nucleotidyltransferase family protein, which produces MLTREKVLQVLKKEMPYFAREYGVKKIGIFGSFARGIQTEKSDIDVFVEFERPIGLKFIEFAEYLETLFGKKTDILTPAGVKSIRLKHIARDIEENIIYV
- a CDS encoding DUF86 domain-containing protein, translating into MSKRDDLDLVKDIQEAIRRINSYVKMLDYDDFFEDIKTQDAVVRNLEIVGEAIKSISENLKEKYPEIQWKELAGLRDKLIHHYFGVNYDIVWHIVKNELPDILYHLEKLVNIEAKKDAT